AGCGCTTTTAATTTTTTCGATTCTATTTTCAGGGTCGGGATGTGTACTTTGAAATTCTGGAGTTTTGTTAGGTCCTGCGGCAGCTTTTAAAATTTGCATTACGCCAATTAAACTTTCAGGATTATAACCTGCATCAAGCATTAATTTAACGCCAATTTCGTCACTTTCTAATTCGTCACCTCTACCATATTTCACGTTAATAACATTTGCAATTCCTGCCATTCCTTGTGCGGTACTTGGGTCAAAACCAACAGAAGCACCCGAAAGTAAACCTTGAGTTAAATCTTGTTTTGCCATACGAGCTGCCGAATGTCGCCCGATAACGTGTCCAATTTCATGACCTAAAACACCTGCTAATTGGTCTTTGTTTTTTAATTTATTGAATAACGCAAAAGTTATAAAAACTTGTCCGCCAGGTAAAGCAAAAGCATTGATAGTTCTATCATCTCTTAATAAATGAA
The Tenacibaculum pacificus DNA segment above includes these coding regions:
- a CDS encoding M48 family metalloprotease; the protein is MKNRGSAKVKLLIGAAIALFALFKYCSSAEVNPYTGKKQHISISPKQEIAIGLSSAPQMAQQHGGLYPSQKHQDLVDKIGKELVDNSIARESGYPFEFHLLRDDRTINAFALPGGQVFITFALFNKLKNKDQLAGVLGHEIGHVIGRHSAARMAKQDLTQGLLSGASVGFDPSTAQGMAGIANVINVKYGRGDELESDEIGVKLMLDAGYNPESLIGVMQILKAAAGPNKTPEFQSTHPDPENRIEKIKSAIRKYRK